One genomic region from Halomicrobium zhouii encodes:
- a CDS encoding DUF6789 family protein has product MVDNTSHVDDPSHVDDVTEDDQEFDTLIGILGDGIVGAAGGLAGTAALTVGLLIAASIGAFDTDSFALLTRMIGLEGYVPGVLFGFFLFLLGGMIPWPLLFASLKEYLPGESDPVKGAFFGAAIWTGFVLAFYTGQSGLTLVAYVILTFLAHVFYGLSLGAVFNYFMTRPDSIV; this is encoded by the coding sequence ATGGTAGACAATACTTCGCACGTCGACGACCCGTCCCACGTCGACGACGTCACCGAGGACGACCAGGAGTTCGACACGCTGATCGGCATCCTCGGCGACGGCATCGTCGGGGCCGCGGGCGGCCTCGCCGGGACTGCCGCGCTCACCGTGGGGCTGTTGATCGCCGCGTCCATCGGGGCCTTCGACACCGACTCCTTCGCCCTCCTGACGCGCATGATCGGCCTCGAGGGATACGTCCCGGGGGTGCTGTTCGGCTTCTTCCTCTTCCTGCTCGGCGGGATGATCCCCTGGCCGCTCCTGTTCGCCTCGCTCAAGGAGTACCTCCCCGGGGAGTCGGACCCGGTCAAGGGCGCCTTCTTCGGCGCCGCCATCTGGACCGGGTTCGTGCTCGCGTTCTACACCGGCCAGTCCGGGCTCACGCTCGTGGCGTACGTGATCCTGACGTTCCTCGCCCACGTCTTCTACGGGCTCAGCCTCGGCGCCGTCTTCAACTACTTCATGACGCGCCCGGACTCCATCGTCTGA
- a CDS encoding dihydroneopterin aldolase family protein produces MDPTDDQVACFEAGIKFGSLYHQFAGTPVSPESADSLARAIEEAIENQPHCEEVQVSIREEALRAAIDAGDADYVEFTGEFADVDVVVEYEGVTVETAMRMDGDYPLMAIEDVRE; encoded by the coding sequence ATGGACCCGACGGACGACCAGGTCGCCTGTTTCGAGGCGGGGATCAAGTTCGGCTCGCTGTACCACCAGTTTGCGGGGACGCCGGTGAGCCCCGAGAGCGCCGACTCGCTCGCGCGTGCGATAGAGGAGGCCATCGAGAACCAGCCCCACTGCGAGGAGGTTCAGGTGAGCATCCGCGAGGAGGCGTTGCGGGCTGCCATCGACGCGGGTGACGCCGACTACGTGGAGTTTACCGGCGAGTTCGCCGACGTCGACGTCGTCGTCGAGTACGAGGGCGTCACCGTCGAGACGGCGATGCGGATGGACGGCGACTACCCACTGATGGCCATCGAGGACGTCCGGGAGTAG
- a CDS encoding DUF5790 family protein translates to MSQSTLDDDELFGEAASEIREDVESSLESARESLPAADDVWDVEADNTLGVLNALRSAFDVGDAEDELRDAKKWYTMGERADAFEDADDLAEEIETVGDLISDVEDAKEQVGDLASTVPQLRSQLEEFEAESEEATEDEEADVDADADAEAEAEA, encoded by the coding sequence ATGAGTCAGTCCACACTGGACGACGACGAACTGTTCGGCGAAGCGGCCAGCGAGATCCGCGAGGACGTGGAGTCGTCGCTGGAATCGGCCCGGGAGTCCCTCCCGGCGGCAGACGACGTCTGGGACGTCGAGGCGGACAACACCCTCGGCGTGCTCAACGCCCTGCGCTCGGCGTTCGACGTCGGCGACGCCGAGGACGAACTCCGCGACGCGAAGAAGTGGTACACCATGGGCGAGCGCGCCGACGCCTTCGAGGACGCCGACGACCTCGCCGAGGAGATAGAGACCGTCGGCGACCTGATTTCGGACGTCGAGGACGCGAAGGAACAGGTCGGCGACCTCGCCAGCACCGTCCCGCAGCTCCGGAGCCAGCTCGAGGAGTTCGAGGCCGAGAGCGAGGAGGCCACAGAGGACGAAGAGGCGGACGTCGACGCCGACGCGGACGCCGAAGCGGAAGCGGAGGCGTAG
- the azf gene encoding NAD-dependent glucose-6-phosphate dehydrogenase Azf, with the protein MDDPVLLTGAGGGVGEAILEGIGDAYEWKLMFHSPPVEEPDHEYLVGDVTDEEDVATAVAGVGAVIHLAGDPRKTAPWNSVLSNNIDGTQKMYEAAVEEGVEKFVYASSNHAVGAFETEQRTPEMYRSDDDFLLDGTELPRPGNLYGVSKATGEILGRYYHDEHGIEVCNIRIGNLTRNHPPIDYERGQAMWLSYRDCAHIHECALEADYEFEIVYGISDNDRKYYSLERAKEALGYNPQDNSAHFEGEERVVEPDA; encoded by the coding sequence ATGGACGACCCAGTCTTGCTCACGGGGGCTGGCGGCGGCGTGGGGGAGGCCATCCTGGAGGGGATCGGCGACGCCTACGAGTGGAAGCTCATGTTCCACAGCCCGCCCGTCGAGGAGCCCGACCACGAGTACCTGGTCGGCGACGTGACGGACGAGGAAGACGTCGCGACGGCGGTCGCCGGGGTCGGCGCAGTCATCCACCTCGCGGGGGATCCGCGGAAGACGGCCCCGTGGAACTCCGTGCTGTCGAACAACATCGACGGGACCCAGAAGATGTACGAGGCCGCCGTCGAGGAAGGCGTCGAGAAGTTCGTCTACGCCTCCTCGAACCACGCCGTCGGCGCCTTCGAGACCGAGCAGCGCACGCCCGAGATGTACCGCAGCGACGACGACTTCCTCCTCGACGGGACGGAGCTACCCCGGCCCGGGAACCTCTACGGCGTCTCCAAGGCCACCGGCGAGATTCTCGGCCGGTACTACCACGACGAGCACGGCATCGAGGTCTGCAATATCCGCATCGGTAACCTCACGCGCAACCACCCACCGATCGACTACGAGCGCGGCCAGGCGATGTGGCTCTCCTACCGCGACTGCGCCCACATCCACGAGTGCGCGCTGGAGGCCGACTACGAGTTCGAGATCGTCTACGGCATCTCCGACAACGACCGCAAGTACTACTCACTCGAACGCGCGAAGGAGGCGCTGGGCTACAACCCACAGGACAACTCCGCGCACTTCGAGGGCGAGGAACGGGTCGTCGAACCCGACGCCTGA
- the cca gene encoding CCA tRNA nucleotidyltransferase, translating to MSEEFDAVVERVRERVTPDAGERAKLEAVADEVVRRAEAAIADLDVDAAVVRVGSTARGTWTAGDRDVDVFVCFSPDLDRERLERCGLDVGHTVLPEGHEEYAEHPYVKGPVDGYDVDLVPCYAVDDATEAQSAVDRTPFHTRYVEERIDDDLAADVRVAKQFGKAIGVYGSNLKTRGFSGYLTELLVLEYGGFRPLVEAAADDWHPPVHFDPEDHGQQSFDDPLVFVDPTDPERNVAAVVASDAVARFQHYARELLADPRESLFEPSDPDPIDAAAVRAAIDRRGTTPVAICFDAPDLVDDQLWPQLYRSVDGVTSELDRRGFDVLRAAAFADESATLFVELEVAERPAVERHDGPPVHVGEHARGFYEKYADTDAAGPFIDGDRYVVERERAHPSAPDLLRSDALLDVALGAHVESALEEGYEVLVGENVATLAESFGVELARYFDPKP from the coding sequence ATGAGCGAGGAGTTCGACGCCGTCGTCGAGCGGGTCCGCGAGCGGGTGACGCCCGACGCCGGAGAGCGGGCCAAGCTCGAAGCCGTCGCCGACGAGGTCGTCCGGCGGGCCGAGGCCGCCATCGCGGATCTCGACGTCGACGCAGCTGTCGTCAGGGTCGGATCCACGGCACGGGGGACCTGGACGGCCGGCGACCGGGACGTCGACGTGTTCGTCTGTTTTTCACCGGATCTCGACCGCGAGCGGCTGGAGCGCTGCGGGCTCGACGTCGGTCACACTGTCCTCCCCGAGGGCCACGAGGAGTACGCCGAGCATCCGTACGTCAAGGGCCCCGTCGACGGGTACGACGTCGACCTGGTGCCCTGCTACGCCGTCGACGACGCCACCGAGGCCCAGTCGGCCGTCGACCGGACGCCGTTCCACACCCGCTACGTCGAGGAGCGGATCGACGACGACCTGGCCGCGGACGTCCGGGTCGCAAAGCAGTTCGGCAAGGCCATCGGCGTGTACGGCAGTAACCTGAAGACGCGGGGGTTCTCGGGCTACTTGACCGAGTTGCTGGTTCTCGAGTACGGCGGCTTCCGGCCGCTCGTCGAGGCCGCCGCAGACGACTGGCATCCCCCAGTCCACTTCGACCCGGAAGACCACGGCCAGCAGTCCTTCGACGACCCGCTGGTCTTCGTCGACCCGACGGACCCCGAACGCAACGTCGCGGCCGTCGTCGCTTCCGACGCCGTCGCCCGGTTCCAGCACTACGCCCGCGAGCTGCTGGCAGATCCGCGGGAGTCGCTGTTCGAGCCGTCCGATCCCGACCCCATCGACGCGGCAGCAGTCCGCGCGGCCATCGATCGACGGGGGACGACGCCCGTCGCGATTTGCTTCGACGCGCCGGACCTGGTCGACGACCAGCTCTGGCCCCAGCTCTACCGCTCGGTCGACGGTGTAACGAGTGAACTCGACCGTCGTGGGTTCGACGTGCTCCGGGCCGCGGCGTTCGCCGACGAGTCGGCCACACTGTTCGTCGAACTGGAAGTCGCCGAGCGACCGGCCGTCGAGCGCCACGACGGCCCGCCGGTCCACGTCGGCGAGCACGCCCGCGGCTTCTACGAGAAGTACGCCGACACCGACGCCGCCGGCCCCTTCATCGACGGCGACCGGTACGTGGTCGAACGGGAGCGGGCGCACCCGAGCGCTCCCGACCTCCTCAGGAGCGACGCCCTCCTGGACGTCGCACTGGGCGCTCACGTCGAGTCGGCCCTGGAGGAAGGCTACGAGGTACTCGTCGGTGAAAACGTCGCCACACTCGCAGAATCGTTCGGCGTCGAACTGGCGCGTTACTTCGACCCGAAGCCCTGA
- a CDS encoding DUF309 domain-containing protein — protein sequence MRAHLRAGVAIYDEGRYHVAHDAWEDYWLDLESGTDDERLLHGLIQFTAVVHHARDRNWSGAVGLAESAGEYLADLPAEYRGIDLDSVREFLARTAADPEHLERVGPPLLTYDGESLGYDDLDFESTAVAAAVLAEADGYDETAMERAIEYAREEVDAGTSGTYTGLVFSFVRDPDKRGVVFQRLAEHVQRERSREADVEGLFD from the coding sequence ATGCGCGCCCACCTGCGTGCCGGTGTGGCCATCTACGACGAGGGCCGGTACCACGTCGCCCACGACGCGTGGGAGGACTACTGGCTCGACCTGGAGTCCGGGACAGACGACGAGCGCCTGCTCCACGGCCTCATCCAGTTTACCGCCGTCGTCCACCACGCCCGGGATCGCAACTGGTCGGGCGCCGTCGGCCTTGCCGAGAGCGCCGGCGAGTACCTCGCCGACCTGCCCGCGGAGTATCGGGGTATCGACCTCGATTCGGTCCGAGAGTTCCTCGCGCGGACGGCCGCCGATCCCGAACACCTCGAACGCGTCGGCCCGCCGCTGCTGACCTACGACGGGGAGTCGTTGGGCTACGACGACCTGGACTTCGAGTCGACCGCCGTCGCCGCGGCGGTCCTCGCCGAGGCGGACGGTTACGACGAGACGGCGATGGAGCGGGCCATCGAGTACGCCCGCGAGGAGGTCGACGCCGGGACCAGCGGAACGTACACCGGCCTGGTGTTCTCGTTCGTCCGCGACCCGGACAAACGGGGGGTCGTCTTCCAGCGACTCGCCGAGCACGTCCAGCGCGAGCGCAGCAGGGAGGCCGACGTCGAGGGGCTGTTCGACTAG
- a CDS encoding histone gives MSVELPSAPVDAVIRRNAEGLRVSAEAVEELSRRIQEHGATLAEAAADEATADGRKTLMPQDFGVAGGRDKDDIELPIAPVDRIARIDIDDRYRVAMDARVALADILEAYADDVAAAAATLARHADRRTVKAEDVETYYELQQYY, from the coding sequence ATGAGCGTCGAGTTACCGTCTGCCCCGGTGGACGCTGTCATCCGCCGGAACGCCGAGGGCTTGCGGGTGAGCGCCGAAGCGGTCGAGGAACTGTCCCGTCGCATCCAGGAGCACGGGGCGACCCTCGCCGAGGCGGCGGCCGACGAGGCGACCGCGGACGGGCGAAAGACGCTGATGCCACAGGACTTCGGCGTGGCAGGCGGGCGCGACAAGGACGACATCGAACTCCCCATCGCGCCGGTCGACCGCATCGCCCGCATCGACATCGACGACCGCTACCGGGTCGCGATGGACGCACGCGTGGCGCTGGCCGACATCCTCGAAGCGTACGCCGACGACGTGGCGGCCGCGGCGGCCACCCTGGCCCGTCACGCCGACCGGCGGACCGTCAAGGCCGAGGACGTCGAGACCTACTACGAACTGCAGCAGTACTACTGA
- a CDS encoding HVO_2922 family protein yields MSQEYEAERAVSREDAATALRQLADGVAAGSVSIVADAGPVAVDIPDDLTFIAELEQFQGTVELEAELEWQTDDGAIREPADEADSAADAAEAASDAAEATADSAASAPDGTEPVESAADLVGPATDSGAPADDPASKATFELFRDAADEWRWRLRHRNGNVIADSGEGYDRKAGAINGLESVKSNAPLAVVEEQSGD; encoded by the coding sequence ATGTCTCAGGAGTACGAAGCCGAACGGGCGGTTTCACGCGAGGACGCGGCGACGGCGCTCAGACAGCTGGCCGACGGCGTGGCCGCCGGGTCGGTCTCGATCGTTGCCGACGCGGGCCCCGTGGCCGTCGACATCCCCGACGACCTGACGTTCATCGCCGAACTCGAACAGTTCCAGGGCACTGTGGAACTGGAGGCCGAACTGGAGTGGCAGACCGACGACGGGGCCATCAGGGAACCGGCCGACGAGGCAGACTCAGCTGCCGACGCGGCCGAAGCCGCCTCCGACGCCGCGGAAGCGACCGCCGACAGCGCGGCGTCCGCTCCCGACGGGACCGAACCGGTCGAATCCGCCGCCGACCTCGTCGGCCCGGCGACAGATTCGGGTGCGCCGGCCGACGACCCTGCGAGCAAGGCCACGTTCGAACTGTTCCGCGACGCCGCCGACGAGTGGCGCTGGCGACTCCGCCACCGCAACGGGAACGTCATCGCCGACAGCGGCGAGGGGTACGACCGCAAGGCCGGCGCTATCAACGGACTCGAGAGCGTGAAGAGCAACGCGCCGCTCGCAGTGGTCGAAGAACAGTCGGGGGACTAG
- a CDS encoding histone deacetylase family protein — protein MNFGYREVCLDHDTGPRHPESADRLRAIRRRLAECHDVDYVAPPDADADLVKRVHDADYVDEFERFCADGGGDWDADTVAVEATWDAAIASAGIAAWAATEALDGADGRETPFALGRPPGHHAVEDDAMGFCFVNNVVVGAQAALEAGANRVAIVDWDVHHGNGGQDICYDRGDIFNVSLHESGLYPGTGEIDETGEGDGDMRNLNVPFPPGTNTVGYLAAFDEVILPTLREYDPDLVLVSAGFDAHQHDPISRMRVSTEGYGLMTERLTELVAECDAGLGFVLEGGYSLDTLADSIATVNKTIASYDPQPPEGDVSEGAREVIDDLLDQGFGSK, from the coding sequence ATGAACTTCGGCTACCGCGAAGTCTGCCTGGACCACGACACCGGCCCACGCCATCCGGAGAGTGCCGACCGGCTCCGGGCGATCAGGCGTCGCCTCGCGGAGTGTCACGACGTCGACTACGTCGCGCCGCCCGACGCCGACGCCGACCTCGTCAAGCGCGTCCACGACGCCGACTACGTCGACGAGTTCGAGCGCTTCTGCGCCGACGGCGGCGGTGACTGGGACGCCGACACCGTCGCCGTCGAGGCAACCTGGGACGCCGCCATCGCGAGCGCCGGCATCGCCGCCTGGGCGGCCACCGAGGCCCTCGACGGTGCCGACGGGCGCGAGACGCCGTTCGCCCTCGGACGGCCGCCGGGCCACCACGCCGTCGAGGACGACGCCATGGGCTTTTGTTTCGTCAACAACGTCGTCGTCGGCGCGCAGGCGGCCCTGGAGGCTGGCGCCAACCGCGTCGCCATCGTCGACTGGGACGTCCACCACGGCAACGGCGGCCAGGACATCTGCTACGACCGTGGTGACATCTTCAACGTCTCCCTGCACGAGTCTGGCCTCTACCCGGGGACCGGCGAAATCGACGAGACCGGCGAGGGGGACGGCGACATGCGGAACCTCAACGTCCCGTTCCCGCCGGGGACGAACACCGTCGGCTATCTCGCCGCCTTCGACGAGGTCATCCTCCCCACGCTGCGGGAGTACGACCCCGACCTCGTCCTCGTGAGCGCCGGGTTCGACGCCCACCAGCACGACCCGATATCCAGGATGCGGGTCTCTACCGAAGGGTACGGGCTCATGACCGAGCGACTGACCGAGCTGGTCGCGGAGTGCGACGCGGGCCTCGGGTTCGTCCTCGAAGGCGGGTACAGCCTCGACACGCTCGCCGACAGCATCGCGACGGTCAACAAGACGATCGCGAGCTACGACCCGCAGCCGCCGGAGGGCGACGTGAGCGAGGGTGCCCGCGAGGTCATCGACGACCTCCTCGATCAGGGCTTCGGGTCGAAGTAA
- a CDS encoding single-stranded DNA binding protein, translated as MGAIEDIYADLDTDVDEETFREAVEEKVEQMGGLADEETAAMLLAHELSENEVNAVADVEPGMEEVKFLAKVMAIGDLRTFERDGEDEEGRVLNVEAADESGAIRLTFWDEQAASIDDGQLEVGEVLRVKGRPKEGYNGLEVSVDKAEPDPDVEIDVEPGDGSSIDALTMGQSDVDVRGLVLDTDSIRTFDRDDGSEGRVANLTLGDETGRIRVTLWDERADRADELEPGDAVEVVDGYVRERDGSIELHVGDQGAVDEVDEEVAFEPEADSIGDVEIDDTVDIAGVVRSADPKRTFDRDDGSEGQVRNIRVQDDTGDIRVALWGDKADKDIGPGDEVLVADVEIQDGWQDDVEASANWASTVTVLESGATAPSGGNAESSGGSGGSAGGSGGSSTGLDDFAGGGGSGGSGGSNGSDSDESGDHAAAEAAAVAGDAGGDDGSGGTGADDGAVADNGSGGATGDDGPADGEHVEFTGTVVQTGDPVVLDDGTETMTVETGETVTLGQEVTVRGELRDGRVDAEDVF; from the coding sequence ATGGGTGCGATAGAGGACATCTACGCGGATCTCGATACTGACGTGGACGAGGAGACGTTCCGGGAGGCCGTCGAGGAGAAGGTCGAGCAGATGGGCGGGCTCGCCGACGAGGAGACGGCGGCGATGTTGCTCGCCCACGAACTGTCGGAGAACGAGGTGAACGCGGTGGCCGACGTCGAACCGGGGATGGAGGAGGTGAAGTTCCTCGCGAAGGTGATGGCCATCGGCGACCTGCGAACCTTCGAGCGCGACGGCGAGGACGAGGAGGGCCGGGTCCTCAACGTCGAGGCCGCCGACGAGAGCGGCGCCATCCGGCTCACCTTCTGGGACGAACAGGCGGCCTCCATCGACGACGGCCAGCTGGAGGTCGGGGAGGTCCTCCGGGTCAAGGGCCGCCCGAAAGAGGGGTACAACGGGCTGGAAGTGTCGGTCGACAAAGCGGAACCCGACCCGGACGTGGAAATCGACGTCGAACCGGGCGACGGCTCCTCCATCGACGCGCTGACAATGGGGCAGTCGGACGTCGACGTCCGCGGGCTCGTGCTCGACACCGATTCCATCCGGACGTTCGACCGCGACGACGGCAGCGAAGGGCGCGTGGCCAACCTGACGCTCGGCGACGAGACGGGCCGCATCCGGGTGACCCTGTGGGACGAGCGGGCCGACCGCGCCGACGAACTGGAACCCGGCGACGCCGTCGAGGTCGTCGACGGCTACGTCCGCGAGCGCGACGGCAGCATCGAACTCCACGTCGGCGACCAGGGCGCCGTCGACGAGGTCGACGAGGAGGTCGCCTTCGAACCCGAGGCCGATTCCATCGGCGACGTGGAAATCGACGACACCGTCGACATCGCCGGCGTCGTCCGGTCGGCCGACCCCAAGCGGACCTTCGACCGCGACGACGGCAGCGAGGGCCAGGTCCGCAACATCCGCGTCCAGGACGACACGGGCGACATCCGGGTCGCGCTCTGGGGCGACAAGGCGGACAAGGACATCGGCCCGGGCGACGAGGTGCTCGTCGCCGACGTCGAGATCCAGGACGGCTGGCAGGACGACGTGGAGGCCTCCGCGAACTGGGCCTCGACCGTCACCGTTCTCGAGAGCGGTGCGACGGCGCCGTCCGGTGGGAACGCCGAGAGTTCCGGTGGCTCCGGGGGAAGCGCCGGCGGGTCGGGCGGCAGTTCGACCGGACTCGACGACTTCGCCGGCGGCGGCGGCTCGGGCGGGAGCGGCGGATCGAACGGGAGCGATAGTGACGAGAGCGGCGACCACGCCGCGGCGGAGGCCGCAGCAGTGGCTGGCGACGCCGGTGGTGATGACGGCAGTGGTGGCACTGGTGCCGACGACGGTGCCGTTGCCGACAACGGATCCGGTGGTGCCACCGGCGACGACGGCCCGGCCGACGGCGAACACGTCGAGTTCACGGGCACGGTCGTCCAGACCGGTGACCCCGTCGTCCTCGACGACGGAACGGAGACGATGACGGTGGAAACCGGCGAGACAGTGACGCTCGGGCAGGAAGTGACGGTCCGGGGCGAGCTGCGGGACGGCCGGGTCGACGCCGAAGACGTGTTCTAA
- a CDS encoding creatininase family protein, with protein MHLSEATWTDAASVDTDLAILPVGSTEQHGPHAPLGTDALTAAAVADAGATAFDGEVVVAPTIPVGVAEEHRRFAGTLWVSPDTFRANVRETVQSLAHHGWDRVVVVNGHGGNVDPLREVCATISRTDDAYAVPFTWFDSVDAPDMGHGGPEETSLVQHLDADLVREDRLDEAAEGAADGWGEWVSGVNLAYDSDEFSENGTVGDPREASAERGERLLDDASEALAALLAAVRDRDLS; from the coding sequence ATGCACCTCTCGGAGGCCACGTGGACCGACGCCGCGTCGGTCGACACCGACCTCGCCATCTTGCCGGTCGGCAGCACCGAACAGCACGGCCCCCACGCGCCGCTGGGAACCGACGCCCTCACCGCCGCGGCCGTCGCGGACGCCGGTGCAACGGCCTTCGACGGCGAGGTCGTCGTCGCGCCGACCATTCCGGTGGGCGTCGCCGAGGAACACCGTCGCTTCGCCGGGACGCTGTGGGTCTCCCCGGACACCTTCCGCGCGAACGTACGCGAGACGGTCCAGAGCCTGGCCCATCACGGCTGGGACCGCGTCGTGGTCGTCAACGGCCACGGCGGCAACGTCGATCCACTGCGGGAGGTCTGCGCTACCATCTCGCGCACCGACGACGCGTACGCCGTCCCCTTCACCTGGTTCGATTCGGTCGACGCACCGGACATGGGCCACGGCGGCCCGGAGGAGACCAGCCTGGTCCAGCACCTCGACGCCGACCTCGTCCGCGAAGACCGTCTCGACGAGGCGGCCGAGGGCGCAGCCGACGGCTGGGGCGAGTGGGTGTCCGGCGTCAACCTGGCCTACGACAGCGACGAGTTCAGCGAGAACGGGACCGTCGGCGACCCGCGCGAGGCGAGCGCCGAGCGGGGCGAACGGCTACTGGACGACGCGAGCGAGGCACTGGCGGCCCTGCTCGCGGCCGTGCGAGACCGGGACCTGTCCTGA
- a CDS encoding phytanoyl-CoA dioxygenase family protein, producing MRLTDAQFRQYQSEGYVVVEDALSPATVDRVKTRLREYTHGDRDVAGFQRQIEPAVERGEVDVDDPGDAVRKFEGLDMVESDDVLRDVAENDAVTDVAAQLLGPNLKLLRSAAMFKPPEVGSEKGFHQDAAYYPIQPMDHVTVWIALDEATPENGCMNVVPGAHRDGVMGHEAVEYDTDIVIADRDFTHEDAVPLPMEPGDALFQHCLLPHFTAPNTTDQWRRALIMSYMDSRSRFTKSGDERPDWVDSVHIQGEEFPGCV from the coding sequence ATGCGACTGACCGACGCGCAGTTTCGCCAGTACCAGTCCGAGGGGTACGTCGTCGTCGAGGACGCGCTCTCGCCGGCGACGGTCGACCGCGTGAAGACCCGCCTGCGCGAGTACACCCACGGCGACCGCGACGTGGCGGGGTTCCAGCGCCAGATCGAACCCGCCGTCGAGCGCGGCGAAGTCGACGTCGACGACCCAGGCGACGCCGTCCGCAAGTTCGAGGGCCTCGACATGGTCGAGTCCGACGACGTCCTCCGCGACGTCGCCGAGAACGACGCCGTCACCGACGTCGCCGCCCAGTTGCTCGGCCCGAACCTCAAACTGCTCCGCAGCGCCGCGATGTTCAAACCCCCGGAGGTCGGCAGCGAGAAGGGGTTCCACCAGGACGCCGCCTACTACCCCATCCAGCCGATGGACCACGTTACCGTCTGGATCGCGCTGGACGAGGCGACCCCGGAGAACGGCTGCATGAACGTCGTCCCCGGGGCGCACAGAGACGGCGTCATGGGCCACGAGGCCGTCGAGTACGACACCGATATCGTCATCGCTGACCGCGACTTCACCCACGAGGACGCCGTTCCCCTCCCGATGGAACCCGGCGACGCCCTCTTCCAGCACTGCCTGCTGCCCCACTTCACCGCGCCGAACACGACCGACCAGTGGCGACGCGCGCTCATCATGTCCTACATGGACTCGCGGTCGCGCTTCACGAAGTCGGGCGACGAGCGCCCCGACTGGGTGGACTCGGTCCACATCCAGGGCGAGGAGTTCCCAGGGTGTGTGTAG